Part of the Anticarsia gemmatalis isolate Benzon Research Colony breed Stoneville strain chromosome 14, ilAntGemm2 primary, whole genome shotgun sequence genome, aacatactttataaataaatttcgaaCTTTATACGCGTGTTAACAGAATAcccataaattatattagtatttaacCTAGTGAAGATAATcgcaatatattaatttaatacgcTAGGCATCTAACATGATTAgtggtaaataatattaaaaccacagtgatgaaatatattatatttagtacaaaTTTAGGGTGACTTTAATAGCGTAAAGCACCTTcgtaataaactaatttattttgttattcgtTGATGTaaggtcaaaataatattatgcgtCATGATTTTAATGAACAACAACGTTTTAACAACATAAGagatctaataataaatattaattaacactaATGTTAATATGCCATtaacaagttttaaaattagaCTCTAATAATGAAAATACTATCAGCTAAGAAAAAAAAGTGCTGAACTTCTTAAAGGAATACTAAATACTCttgatttaattatgttttaatttgaaattaaaaggCGAATGAACGTTTGGCACCGAAAGGACGATTGTGATAATAATGTGAACTAATAGTGATAATGttaacaatctatactaatattataaagctgaagagtttgtttgcttgattgtttgtctgtttgtttgaacgcgctaatctcatgaactactggtccgattcgaaaaattctttcagtgttagatagcccatttatcgaggaaggctataggcctatataacatcacgctacggtcattaggagcggagtagcaacgaaaaatgttacaaaaacgggaacaattttgactcattctcttaggtgacgcaagcgaagttgcgcgggtcagctagtgttcaTATAAAGAAGTACTTAAAAAAGTGCGTTGCGTTGTTTTATAACACTTTCTTTTTTTGGTGGTACTCGAGcaagttttaaaactttagaaACATTTCAGTGCTTtccttcaaaatataaatttgtatgcTTATAATGAATATATATTAAAAGCTGTATATATGCAAATGTAAGTGGTTggaaaacaatgtaaaataacGTAGTCTTGATCAGATGCATGGGCAGAGCCTATGATAAGAAGACACTGTATAAGAAAACTAGCCAATAACATACTATCAGTTTTAAGTCCCAAAATTGAATCCTTATCCATTCTAACGAGAGATATCGATTATTCAAATCTGTATCTAGCTATTGTTACATTAAATTGAAAAGCTCTGCGTATTCAGTAGTATTCTCTAACAATACACCTTGTTTACGTACTGGTGTGCCGGTAAGCCTTCTGATATAGCCTGTATTACGTATTGATAGATGTTGATTGATATGTTTGTTTCAGACTTTAGTTTGTAGATGTATTTTGGAGCAATTCAAATGTGAATGAAGATTATTTAATTCTTAGGAGcaaatatgcatttttattttacaagatcTATGAATGAGGATAAAGTAGAATCGTTGAGAAAATAgagcgttttttggtctctgtctTTGCCTTGCTCTTCTCGGAGCTACTTTATGGGTTTAGGGTTTGATATTTTATGATCATTCgtttagaaaaaataagtgaattcttctgtttttctttctttctgttTTTTTGCCATTCAATTGgtttaagaaaaagaaaatatcaagcGTTTAAAACAATacgtttcatatttattcattCTTAAAAGATTCTTAAATAACACGAAGTATAACAATACATTTACTCTACACAAATTCAACACAGCCTCTCAACTCACACTGCCACGCTCACGGAACTATATTCTACACTACCTGTATTGACAAATCAAAAGCTGAGGGTAGCCGTAATCAAACTGTCCGGGACATTGTCCCGGTCGAACACACAAAGCGTATGTCGCTTGCGTCCCCGACTCGTAATTAGGGGACAATCCGGTTTGGGAACTAAAGCATGGACACCAAAATAATGTACCGCTTTGACTTGTCAATCTGTTCTTTGGGGTTTTGAAGTCTCGTAGGGAAATGGAAATGTCAGTTTATGGGActagttttaattatgtttatgaaatagGGTGGCACCTTTGTAGTACTAGTGGTTAGGCCAGCATATGGGTCTTAAGTAAGTATCAACGTTGATCTTAAAGAaattttttattagatatttttgatGATATAGAGTGAGCGAAAAGAACAGAGAAATTGATTGTTTTGGGCGTCTTGTATTTGTCTTATATTAGTACGAGTTAAAAACTAGATCTtgtataatttatctttttatggGTTGGTTTaggatttaaatattatcttaatatcTCAATTAAGTAGGTGTGGTTTGTGGGTAGGTGTAGATTATATTCTTCGGCTTTCTATAATAGTTCATTTATAGATCCtagacaaataaatttaatctttAAGAGGGTCAAATTTTTTAGAGAAGAGCCTTTTTACTGCGCCATTTACATCAATTCCATGAAATTATCTTTAACTTGAACAGTTAAAAGGTTAAGAGACGAAATTCAATACTCTTTAAGGAGCTATTATGTTAAAGAGAATTCGATTAACATGTtgataaatttacattaaaagcCTTGGTGCAagacactttattttattatcataatacttgtttttattcaaacatatttattttagttcatGTCTAATGTAATAGTTTGATGTAATGGCTAAATGGCTTTTTCCAATAATTTACCATGAACAGAtgtcaacaaaattatttagactACTATCCTCAAAATCAGTTCTATGATTGAAATTAGCCAAAATAAGGTtgtatcagaaataaataaaagaactcTAAATGTCGTCTATataatgactagctgacccgcgcaacttcgcttgcgtcacataagagagaatgggtcaaaattttccccgttttcgaaacattttttactggcactctgctcctattggtagtagcgtgatgatatatagcctataaccttcctcgataaatgggctatctaaaactgaaagaatttttcaaatcggatcagtagttcctgagattagcgcgttcaaacaaacaaacaaacaaacaaacaaacaatcaaacaaacaaacaaactcttccgctttataatattagtatagatataccgGGTAGATGTACGAATGGTATCTAGCTCTCAACTCTCAACGGCTATCAGACAATGTCTATTGATCTTCACATGGTAACTGCAAAGCACTGAATAAATTATACGGCTTACATACACGAGTCATGAGCAAATCCTTCACGCCTGTTTAAATTGTGGCTATTGAAAAGGCTTCAACTGAAACgaaataatttgtcaaaatattcaACCAATTCTAGGTATAAATGAGGATCATGTTTGTTTTATGCGACGTCTCGAACAATTTCACATTTAGCTGTGGTTTTTATTGTTCATCAAATTGACTTTATGAATACCTAAATGCTGGAAATTTGAAGATTCAGTACCATACGTTTTTACCGAAGTTATGTTTCGAGTTTTCAGATATCAAAATTTAGAAACTTTCTTAAGTCAACATCTCTTTGCGCTTTGAtttaataaagcaaaataattttgtaaattctgTTCAAGTTTTATTATTCCATGAATGAATGGGAATGAAAATAGACTTTGTTTTATCGAAATTATATCTAAGATTGTGGAAATTCTTGTGAGAAATAAGCATAAATTTATTTAGCAAGATGAATTTGGTAACTGTCTCGCACCTACTTAGTTCTATTTCTAAGTAGCGTGGGTTGAATGTTAGCTACAATCTCAGCTGCTGTGAACAGATGTTTCCGTATCCTTCGTCGGACAAACAGACAACAAATCTATTAGTATTTGAGTATTATCTTTAAGtttggtaataatattataaggcttTGTTTATTCCGTAACTATGACAAACAGAGCTGGATTCAATTAAgatgattttgtataaaacgtTCAAACTGTGTATAAATATACATGGTACGacgtttctatttatttaaaaagagttGTTTTATAGTAAGTAACTCCGAGTTTTAATAGTCTCTCACATTTTCTGTATCcgtttcttaataaataatcacaataGCCTTTAATCCGACCCAACAATCAAACCTAATCTTTCTTACTCGTGACAAACGTTACACAAATAcagcaaaacaaacatttaaattaacacaGGTAATAAACATTACAGGCGAAACTTTCAACTACAAAATTCTCAACAGTGCAATAAGCCTATTCCCCGAATCCCATAAACATAAACAACGTAAACAAATCCCAAAACAATGTTAACAAGAAGGGCACAAAACAAAACGGCCAATCAAAGCGTCACAGCGGATTCGTCTAGCGAAACTTTAAGTGGGCCAATTAACCTTCTAGAACTGAGTCATTTAAACGAGTAATGTACAACTCACATTAGCAACTTGCCGGCCACTAAAAATTGACTGAATTGCCTACGCTGTATACATTAATATGATAAAGACGAAGTAattagcacgattctctacagcaGGTactaacgagagtttgacatttaaaatgtactgaaaagaTAGTTCCTACGGCtaccactagaggcgctgatctgatactcatacaaaatttgtcgactGTGATACAGAATCGCGCCGCTTGGTCGACTGGTGGAACAAACTTCGTTACTGTGTATCAAATATAGCATTTTATCAGTCAGGTGCCTGATATTTATCAGTACCATTTCTTATTGCATGTCAAGACATTTAAATTCAAGACAACGCGTGTGGTAGGCGAATTTTAATAGGTCTAAGAAAAAATGTTAACACTGTTTATTACAGTAATACCTAAGTTAATCTTAGCAACAAATTGTCAACAATAAAGCTACAAATATGTTGAACATTTGCAAGTTTCAAATGAATACATTTGCCAGTTGAATGGCTGCGCTTTTTGCTAATTACTATTTTGATTCTTTAGTTAGAGGATAATTAGTACATTAGGTGAATGACTCTGTCGCATAAAGGTCGAAGTGCTTGTTATTTCATCTGAACGaagtttttttacataattatcatttgaatattacttttaaactttttgtcTTTAAGTAATGGatcggttttatttttatttggtttagttAATAAGTTTATATGACACTATTATGTGAAACAAAAAGAGGCTGTTTTAAAGGCTTTAATAAAGTATGTCCATGTAGTAATGTCCATTTTAAGGCTATAAATAGGCATTCCtcttcttttaaaattaaatgacgaTGAAAACACTCAACAAtattaaacaaagtaaaacCGTCCGTACGAAAGTTTTCAAACTCAAAATCAGTTTGCAacggtataaaaataaaaagatatactCCATCAAGACGCCCTGAAAATAGCTTGCAAAAGAAAAAATGTGATGGCCCCATCTATAACAGGCTTTAACTGTCAAGTATCGATTCGACTTTGTAAATAGGctaaaatatttgcatgaaaAAGCTCTTTAGCTCTAGTAAGTTAGTAAACAAAATGCCTTTAGATGAACACAATATTTATGAGCAAAAGTTTCACAAAAAACACAGAGAGACTTGTTCGTGGCTTTAACAACTATGTGTTGAGATTACTATGAATACATTTTCTGAAGTATTTCAAGACTTGTGAACAATTCGCGATTTTGCTTTTCAAGAGCAGATTATAgggattttatttaaaatatttgtctaagATAGATATTTTGTTTCGCTTTGAATTTTCACTATAGTATTTGTTTGAGAATTCAAttcttaaatactttaataaaataaattatcttcaaAGGTCTGACCGTATATTTCCAATGTGGTCTATTTCGTTTCGCAATAATGTATTTACTggcaattaaattaatacaattatataacGGGCTTACTTAAGCAATCAAGATTAATTACGATCGTTATTGTTTGCGTTCTATATGCGTTTCAGATAACAAACTAGATTACCGTCAATTAAAATTGAAGCTCCTaaaatttttacttactttactaaagtatttttttctcttttttctttACAGATATACGATACACCAGAGAATACCCGGCCGAAGAAATGGTCATCGAAGTTGAAACTAAACACGTCAGGAAGCTCGAAGACTTCAGAAAAATCTCCAGAGAGTCCATACATGTATGGAACAATCAGTGGGCCAGGAGGATCAGCGCTATCTAAATCAATGAAGTATGCTGAGACCTGGTTGTACGGGTCGGTTCGGACCCAGACCCCGCCCGTACGACCCAGTATTTTCTCCGCGTACCCCGAGGTCCCTGGTCCTGTTCTCATAAGCACTCCTCAAAAACCCACACCTCACAACTATGCTGTCATACTATGTTCCTGTCCTGAGTACCTGAACGGTACAAAGAAAACCAGCTCAACCAAAGTCAGTATTTGTAAGAAATGCAAGGGATCTCGTTTGCCATTAACTATAGCGGAAAGCCCACAGATGTTAGTGGGAGGTACGGTTAGAGGTCACCAAGTAAGTCGTGAAACTGGTTTGTTGAGAGCTGGAACAGTTAGAGTGCCTGGTACTAAGGCGCGGCCTACGATACTTAAGTCGAATGGAGACACTGACCCATATGATTTGATGAGAAGGAGCAGGTTGGCTCCCCCACATGAAGCTCGTATTGGTAGTCAGTTTTCAACGACTAGATTACGAGCTAAAAGTATAAGCCCTTGTAGAGTTAAGACTAAGAAGCCAAGCCCAGAAACTCTACAACCGAAAAACAGAAGCAAGTCTGTCAGTCGAGTTAATGAAATATGGGTTGAAGAGGAAGCTAACAATTCGAGTGACTCGAAGAAATCTATTTTGTCTTGTGACATAAATCCTTATGATTTAGTGAAATCTAACGGCAATTCCAAATCCTTAGTAGAAATTGAGTTTGATGATGACTTTGGAAATGTCTTTCAAGAATCTCTGAAAAATAACAACTTGAAACCGTCAAGTAAATCCAAAACAGACTCGAGCGTCAAGGCCATCAGTGGGCAGAGAATAAGAGTATCTGATGAGTCTAAGTCTGTAGAAGACACCTCAATATATGACCCCGTCGATTATGATCTCAAATCCTATGAATTAAAATCTCAGGAGAATTCATCAACCTTATCATtaccaaatattaaaaatgaaaataagaaATCAGCCTCTATAAGTAAAAACACGAGTAAGAAAATATTGAGTATATCAACATCAAATCGAGCAAAGCAAAAAAGTGTTTCACCTAAAAGACCTCCTCGACGAATTAGAAATACAAAAACGGACGATGACAGTGAGAGCGACAATCAACGTTTGACTGAAAGAAACTCTAACAGAAAAACTGCGAATGACAACTCACGTAATTCTAAACATAAAAATCACCACACGGACACAATAAAGTCAATATTGAAGAAGCCAAGAAATTATGACTCAAATGATtctaattcaaaattaaattcaccTGACGAGTCATATGAACGGAAACGGGTTAATTCCTCATTGTTTTATCTTCCTAAACCTAAAGATAAAGGTGCGGTTGCTTCTCAAAATATATTGCAAAGAAAACGAGTGCAGTTTTTGGTAGAAAGTGAAGAGACTAAAGTGATATACACTGCGGAATTTAACCTTGAGCAACCTCCTAGTAAAGATGCGCCTGTTGAGGTAAATGTTGACACTGAAGAAGACGTGGTAGCGGAAGGTGACATCGTAAGCCATAGTTTGGATGAGTCTAGTGAGAAGTTAGAGGAACTCCTAAGCCAGACCACACAATTGACGTTGAGTCCACAACATGATGCTGAAGTTTATGATCATGTACATATTAATACGTTTGAACCTGTAATCGAACAAGATACAGAGTTAGTAACGGAAACGGTTCAACAAACAACATCTGTTGAGGTTGTCAACAGTATCAACAAAGAAGGTAATAATTATtcgcattttaaaattagtaccGTGTCTATTTCTTGTGCAACTTCTTATTTAATGTCTTTTTTTTGCAGATAACAACATCCCGAAGGTGCCAGTGCTTCGTCGCTCGGAATCTGAACGTATTGCACCAACGTTGTTTGTGGAACCACCGAAGTTTTTAGACACAATGGCGTTGCGACCTAAAAGCAAACACGGTCATACGAGCCAAGTTTTCCTGACGTCAGTCGTAGAAAACGAAGTTTGCAATCAGCACCAATATGTACCTAATCAACCGCAGGAAGTGCCACAGGAAACTAAACCAGCGTTTAATGATAATATGGAATCTGGGAATCTAAGCGATAGCAGCGATATAACTCGGAATATTCTAAATAATCTACGTCGGGGCATCTCTGAATCTCCCGAACCTCCGCCCAGGATGAAATCAAAAGAACGTACAAAATCaaagaaacataattatgtcaaaacTCGGTTCGTCCGTAACAATTCGACTAGTTCAACCAGCGATGAATGGTCTGATGCAAATGACTACGAACAGAAAACCATTTTGAGGGTTAAGCAGTTTGACTCAGACACTGATGAACCGAAAACACAGTCCGGTGTTATGAGATCTTCAGAAAATGAGCCTCGGAAGACGTCTATACAAATTAACGGTAACGAATGCTATTCAACTATGAATGTTAGTAGCGAcacacctatttatttatcatcagTTGTCGTAAATGATGACTATGGGAACACGTGCAATACTTATCAGACCGGTACTACGGTTACAATCAGTGTAGGCACTCCTCAGAAGGaaatcaaaaaatctaaaagtCAAATCTACATCGGAGCTGTTCTCTCACAAGAAAGTGAGAAGAAGTTAGAAGCTAATACTTACGAGGAATATTACGCGGATAGAAATAACGATTCCCGAGATCAGAACTCTTCAAGAGACTTATCTTCAATACTTAACGATCCCGTAGAAGCTGTTAAACGAAACCTAATTCCGCACGTGTGTGGGAAAAAAGACGATCAAACTTTGAATAATGGAGCAGACTTACAACCGAAGAACGGCAATTTCGTTACTAAGCTCTTCGATGATCCTTTCTTTGCCCATTTAGCAGACGGCTTAGACTCAGACTTGGTTAAAAAACTTATAGAAAACTCTTTGATAAAACTCCAAGAAACTAAGAACTCAGAAGGGACAGACAGCAGTGAAATCACAATAGAAAAACTAATTGAAAGCTCATTGAAAAATTTGAAAGAAGAGAGTGCTAAAGAAGTAAGCAAGAAAGAAGAAATGAAACCAAAGAATGAGAATAGTGCCAAAGACGTAGAGTCGAAGAAGCAAAACTCTATCGACTCCTCCGTCTGCGCAGAGAATGAAGATAATAGCTGCTCTGCTCCCTATGAAAGTATGGAGTACGAG contains:
- the RhoGEF64C gene encoding rho guanine nucleotide exchange factor at 64C, translating into MAAVSAAMFRPGGGLDPSCYATQRIYDTPENTRPKKWSSKLKLNTSGSSKTSEKSPESPYMYGTISGPGGSALSKSMKYAETWLYGSVRTQTPPVRPSIFSAYPEVPGPVLISTPQKPTPHNYAVILCSCPEYLNGTKKTSSTKVSICKKCKGSRLPLTIAESPQMLVGGTVRGHQVSRETGLLRAGTVRVPGTKARPTILKSNGDTDPYDLMRRSRLAPPHEARIGSQFSTTRLRAKSISPCRVKTKKPSPETLQPKNRSKSVSRVNEIWVEEEANNSSDSKKSILSCDINPYDLVKSNGNSKSLVEIEFDDDFGNVFQESLKNNNLKPSSKSKTDSSVKAISGQRIRVSDESKSVEDTSIYDPVDYDLKSYELKSQENSSTLSLPNIKNENKKSASISKNTSKKILSISTSNRAKQKSVSPKRPPRRIRNTKTDDDSESDNQRLTERNSNRKTANDNSRNSKHKNHHTDTIKSILKKPRNYDSNDSNSKLNSPDESYERKRVNSSLFYLPKPKDKGAVASQNILQRKRVQFLVESEETKVIYTAEFNLEQPPSKDAPVEVNVDTEEDVVAEGDIVSHSLDESSEKLEELLSQTTQLTLSPQHDAEVYDHVHINTFEPVIEQDTELVTETVQQTTSVEVVNSINKEDNNIPKVPVLRRSESERIAPTLFVEPPKFLDTMALRPKSKHGHTSQVFLTSVVENEVCNQHQYVPNQPQEVPQETKPAFNDNMESGNLSDSSDITRNILNNLRRGISESPEPPPRMKSKERTKSKKHNYVKTRFVRNNSTSSTSDEWSDANDYEQKTILRVKQFDSDTDEPKTQSGVMRSSENEPRKTSIQINGNECYSTMNVSSDTPIYLSSVVVNDDYGNTCNTYQTGTTVTISVGTPQKEIKKSKSQIYIGAVLSQESEKKLEANTYEEYYADRNNDSRDQNSSRDLSSILNDPVEAVKRNLIPHVCGKKDDQTLNNGADLQPKNGNFVTKLFDDPFFAHLADGLDSDLVKKLIENSLIKLQETKNSEGTDSSEITIEKLIESSLKNLKEESAKEVSKKEEMKPKNENSAKDVESKKQNSIDSSVCAENEDNSCSAPYESMEYESGAMGVFSDLEPMSDCYNASASELSTEDDTNSTRSKFYQMLVDAALCEIEIANNTDDDHHYESIRLNSDPIYEEIGDMPPPLPVNPPPNSLLILDDDKRSGSRSIFEGASKYDILSYLVDAKERGIDDEETYITSYATQNESSNAEESKEKTINREIIDTHLSSNTSQLSNASDSSEDNSLIINHESLEKAVVCKKTSAEIERNDSGVGSETSKSSRSRLQGKTSPCNTISDKDTPIHLCEDCDTAVETQLTEQGSIYAPLVCRKCAKKRAERKEIITEIVETEEKYGRDLQIILEEFYKPMLVAGLLTQEQLSAIFLNVEELIENNQVLSEKLRDGLEIAVDQGDEDLLTVNVGKILLECSGMLTAFQSYCVKQAGAALLLAGLEKEKELLRIFLRVSQMENAVLRRMNLNSFLMVPVQRVTKYPLLLSRLYRATAACATEREDVKAAQRCVESRLEEINAAAAAAAAAARDVPLWRRLAAARRTAHDLHVADIKLRKMAVDVLDWNHDDARFAMEGKLLFTQPNDNNWRKGRTIKLTPINALLVTNGKPTITHKTNEIRETREARDREAREKEGEALFARSGVREAALLLVREKAGRYTLQREPLFLDRCVVAADHEPEHFFEVHEITTKDSYIFKAEENTRTRTWYRQLQYHAQGAGAWRKRRNALANIMINPMLTRN